In a genomic window of Halobiforma lacisalsi AJ5:
- a CDS encoding DNA-directed DNA polymerase, with protein sequence MTEAGQTGLAEFSSPPESEDRPEEEAVAVAGDGGGAADVIDVVEETLPESDGELDLAVMQVDYTVAGYGDEERPIMHVFGRTPDGELEHVQVVGFRPYFYAPTDSLERPPEEEYDRLTGSEETDDDGEPYESIRGERLTRIFGQTPRDVGKVRDEFEHYEADILFPNRFLIDKDIRSGLRVPERRAEDGSLVVPHEEVEPADVDADPRICTFDIEVDDRSGFPEDGEEPIVCLTSHDSYRDEYVMWLYEAPIGDGEIPAEIEEYDPIEGEIDHEVRAFEEEEAMLEAFVDYVEETDPDVLTGWNFEDFDAPYFLDRLEELQGTHDYDLEIDRLSRVDEVWRSNWGGPDIKGRVVFDLLYGYQRMVFSELDSYRLDAVGEEELGVGKERYAGDIGDLWEDDPTQLLEYNLRDVELCVELDRQQEIIPFWDEVRSFVGCKLEDAPTPGDAVDMYVLHQAYGRFALPSKGQQEGGEEYEGGAVFEPITGVKENVTVLDLKSLYPMCMVTINASPETKVDPETYDGETYEAPTGTHFRKEPDGVNREMIEELLAEREEKKSLRDEHEPGTPEYEQYDRQQGAVKVIMNSLYGVSGWEQFRLYDKEAASAITATGRDVIEFTETAANELDYEVAYGDTDSVMLELGPDVSKDEALEQSFEIEEYINERYEDFAREDLNAEDHRFQIEFEKLYRRFFQAGKKKRYAGHITWKEGKDVDTIDIVGFEYQRSDIAPITKEVQHEVIETIVKEGDVEGAKEYVNGVIEDVLAGDVSLEDIAIPGGIGKRLDNYDTDTAQVRGAKYANLLLDTNFQRGSKPKRLYLERVDPAFFRRMESEEGFDPQRDPLYGAFKRDPDVICFEYEDQIPEEFEVDYDKMLEKTLKGPIERILEALDVSWEEVKSGQEQTGLDSFM encoded by the coding sequence ATGACTGAGGCGGGCCAGACCGGACTCGCGGAGTTCTCGTCCCCACCCGAGTCCGAGGACCGACCGGAGGAAGAGGCGGTCGCCGTCGCCGGGGACGGCGGCGGCGCGGCCGACGTGATCGACGTCGTCGAAGAAACGCTGCCCGAATCCGACGGCGAACTCGACCTCGCCGTGATGCAGGTCGACTACACCGTCGCGGGCTACGGCGACGAGGAACGGCCGATCATGCACGTCTTCGGACGGACGCCCGACGGCGAACTGGAGCACGTCCAGGTCGTCGGCTTCCGGCCGTACTTCTACGCGCCGACGGACAGCCTCGAGCGGCCGCCCGAGGAGGAGTACGACCGGCTGACGGGCAGCGAGGAGACGGACGACGACGGCGAGCCCTACGAGAGCATCCGCGGGGAGCGACTGACCAGGATCTTCGGTCAGACTCCCCGTGACGTCGGGAAGGTCCGCGACGAGTTCGAACACTACGAGGCCGACATCCTGTTCCCCAACCGGTTCCTGATCGACAAGGACATCCGGAGCGGGCTGCGGGTACCCGAGCGCCGCGCCGAGGACGGCTCGCTCGTGGTCCCCCACGAGGAGGTCGAACCGGCGGACGTCGACGCCGATCCCCGGATCTGTACGTTCGACATCGAGGTCGACGACCGTTCGGGGTTCCCCGAGGACGGCGAGGAGCCGATCGTCTGTCTCACGAGCCACGATTCCTACCGCGACGAGTACGTCATGTGGCTCTACGAGGCGCCGATCGGCGACGGCGAGATCCCGGCCGAGATCGAGGAGTACGACCCGATCGAGGGCGAGATCGACCACGAAGTCCGGGCCTTCGAGGAGGAGGAGGCGATGCTCGAGGCGTTCGTCGACTACGTCGAGGAGACCGATCCCGACGTCCTCACCGGCTGGAACTTCGAGGATTTCGACGCGCCGTACTTCCTCGACCGCCTCGAGGAACTCCAGGGGACCCACGACTACGATCTCGAGATCGATCGGCTCTCGCGGGTCGACGAGGTCTGGCGCAGCAACTGGGGCGGCCCCGACATCAAGGGCCGGGTCGTCTTCGACCTCCTCTATGGCTACCAGCGGATGGTCTTCTCCGAACTCGACTCCTACCGGCTCGACGCCGTCGGCGAGGAGGAGCTCGGCGTCGGCAAGGAGCGATACGCCGGCGACATCGGCGACCTCTGGGAGGACGACCCCACTCAGTTGCTCGAGTACAACCTCCGGGACGTCGAACTCTGCGTCGAACTCGACCGCCAGCAGGAGATCATCCCGTTCTGGGACGAGGTGCGGTCGTTCGTCGGCTGTAAACTCGAGGACGCCCCGACGCCGGGCGACGCGGTCGACATGTACGTCCTCCACCAGGCGTACGGCCGCTTCGCGCTCCCATCGAAGGGCCAACAGGAGGGCGGCGAGGAGTACGAGGGCGGCGCCGTCTTCGAGCCGATCACGGGGGTCAAGGAGAACGTCACCGTGCTCGACCTGAAGTCGCTGTACCCGATGTGTATGGTGACGATCAACGCCTCGCCGGAGACGAAGGTCGACCCCGAGACGTACGACGGCGAGACCTACGAGGCGCCGACGGGGACCCACTTCCGGAAGGAACCCGACGGCGTCAACCGGGAGATGATCGAGGAACTGCTCGCCGAGCGCGAGGAGAAGAAGTCGCTGCGCGACGAACACGAGCCCGGCACGCCCGAGTACGAGCAGTACGACCGTCAGCAGGGCGCGGTGAAGGTCATCATGAACTCGCTGTACGGCGTCTCCGGCTGGGAGCAGTTCCGGCTCTACGACAAGGAGGCCGCATCGGCGATCACCGCGACCGGCCGCGACGTCATCGAGTTCACCGAAACCGCCGCCAACGAACTCGACTACGAAGTCGCGTACGGCGACACCGACAGCGTCATGCTCGAGCTCGGTCCCGACGTCTCGAAGGACGAGGCCCTCGAGCAGTCCTTCGAGATCGAGGAGTACATCAACGAACGCTACGAGGACTTCGCGCGCGAGGACCTGAACGCCGAGGACCACCGCTTCCAGATCGAGTTCGAGAAGCTCTACCGGCGGTTCTTCCAGGCGGGCAAGAAGAAACGTTACGCCGGTCACATCACCTGGAAGGAGGGCAAGGACGTCGACACGATAGACATCGTCGGCTTCGAGTACCAGCGCTCGGACATCGCCCCGATCACTAAGGAGGTCCAACACGAGGTCATCGAGACGATAGTCAAGGAAGGCGACGTCGAAGGGGCCAAGGAGTACGTCAACGGCGTTATCGAGGACGTGCTGGCCGGCGACGTGAGCCTCGAGGACATCGCCATCCCCGGCGGGATCGGCAAGCGACTCGACAACTACGATACCGATACCGCACAGGTCCGCGGCGCGAAGTACGCCAACCTCCTGCTCGACACCAACTTCCAGCGCGGGAGCAAGCCAAAGCGGCTCTACCTCGAGCGGGTCGATCCCGCCTTCTTCCGGCGGATGGAATCGGAGGAGGGATTCGATCCACAGCGCGATCCGCTCTACGGCGCGTTCAAGCGCGACCCCGACGTGATCTGCTTCGAGTACGAGGACCAGATCCCCGAGGAGTTCGAGGTCGACTACGACAAGATGCTCGAGAAGACCCTGAAAGGACCGATCGAGCGCATCCTCGAGGCGCTGGACGTTTCCTGGGAGGAAGTGAAGTCGGGCCAGGAACAGACCGGCCTGGATAGTTTCATGTGA
- a CDS encoding DUF7521 family protein: MFELLTVASLFLVALIGTVIAYQAYRGYRRNDAPSMFYLAIGLLLLTLCPFLVNVTINTFTDAQQVATVFFENVSRLLGLVAITYSLYGRH; this comes from the coding sequence ATGTTCGAACTCCTGACCGTCGCGAGCCTCTTTCTCGTCGCCTTGATCGGGACGGTCATCGCGTACCAGGCGTATCGGGGGTACCGCCGTAACGATGCGCCGTCGATGTTCTACCTCGCGATCGGCCTGCTGTTGCTCACCCTCTGTCCGTTCCTCGTGAACGTGACGATCAACACGTTTACCGACGCACAGCAGGTCGCGACCGTCTTCTTCGAGAACGTGAGCCGACTGCTCGGGCTCGTGGCGATCACCTATTCGCTGTACGGGCGGCATTGA
- a CDS encoding MATE family efflux transporter, translated as MVRTVPNPFRLAILWIGLGLAKLGLIEAERARRTTDLAWPRIVTGLARMSKNAVDVAMVGVGVGSAAIAGVGFASPFWGLAFAFGGGVAGGTIALVSQRYGAETYDQLGQAVRSSALLVVVITVPITATFWLVPTKLISLLSSDAEAIELGATYLRIVGLGVPFAGLNLVGSRTFVGMDDAWTPMVVRAGGAVANIVLNAVLIFGLGLGVTGAAIGTVLANVAVTATFAVGLIAGRLPGAGEFPISVDPTGSYVHEPTVRDLTTIGLPVLGSKLVWTAAEFPLLGIVDLFGQRTVSAYVIARRILGLMNTPGWGFGLAASSLVGQELGDGDELRAERFGREIVLFSTAVYAVGAAIVFAFAEPIVLAFTNEPAQLAVGTAVTLVQVACVAVVLKGVSTGAAGALRASGDTRWPFYSQLLGMFGLAIPLTYLGAVGLEIPSWTVPIPGLEATTPAVSLPAIGLLGLYLAFLAETAVPAAINYYRFWTGRWKAISRDYRPDSVPSDD; from the coding sequence GTGGTTCGTACCGTTCCCAACCCGTTTCGGCTCGCGATCCTCTGGATCGGGCTCGGGCTCGCGAAGCTCGGCCTGATCGAGGCCGAGCGAGCGCGCCGAACCACGGACCTCGCCTGGCCGCGGATCGTCACCGGGCTCGCCCGGATGTCGAAAAACGCCGTCGACGTCGCGATGGTCGGCGTCGGCGTCGGATCGGCGGCCATCGCCGGCGTCGGGTTCGCCTCGCCGTTCTGGGGCCTGGCGTTTGCCTTCGGCGGCGGCGTCGCCGGCGGAACGATCGCGCTCGTTTCCCAGCGTTACGGCGCGGAGACGTACGATCAACTCGGACAAGCCGTCCGCTCGAGCGCCCTGCTGGTCGTGGTAATCACGGTCCCGATCACCGCGACCTTCTGGCTCGTCCCGACGAAACTGATCTCGCTTCTCAGTTCGGACGCCGAGGCGATCGAACTGGGGGCGACCTACCTGCGGATCGTCGGCCTCGGCGTCCCCTTCGCGGGGCTCAATCTGGTCGGGAGCAGGACCTTCGTCGGGATGGACGACGCCTGGACGCCGATGGTCGTCCGCGCGGGCGGTGCGGTCGCGAACATCGTCCTCAACGCCGTGTTGATCTTCGGTCTGGGGCTTGGCGTCACCGGTGCGGCGATCGGGACCGTGCTCGCGAACGTCGCGGTGACGGCGACGTTCGCCGTCGGACTGATCGCGGGCCGGCTGCCGGGAGCCGGGGAGTTCCCGATCAGCGTCGACCCGACGGGGAGCTACGTCCACGAGCCGACGGTCCGCGATCTGACGACCATCGGGCTCCCCGTGCTCGGGTCGAAACTCGTCTGGACGGCCGCCGAGTTCCCGCTGCTCGGCATCGTCGACCTGTTCGGCCAGCGGACCGTCTCGGCCTACGTCATCGCCCGCCGCATCCTGGGGCTGATGAACACGCCGGGCTGGGGGTTCGGACTCGCGGCCTCGAGCCTCGTCGGACAGGAACTCGGCGACGGCGACGAGCTACGCGCCGAACGGTTCGGCCGGGAGATCGTCCTGTTCTCGACGGCAGTCTACGCCGTCGGGGCGGCGATCGTCTTCGCCTTCGCGGAGCCGATCGTCCTCGCGTTCACGAACGAACCGGCCCAACTGGCCGTCGGCACCGCGGTGACGCTCGTCCAGGTCGCCTGCGTGGCAGTCGTCCTGAAGGGGGTCTCGACTGGCGCGGCCGGAGCCCTCAGGGCGAGCGGCGATACGCGGTGGCCCTTCTACAGCCAGTTGCTCGGGATGTTCGGGCTCGCGATCCCGCTAACGTATCTCGGGGCCGTCGGCCTCGAGATCCCGTCCTGGACCGTCCCGATCCCGGGGCTCGAGGCAACGACCCCCGCGGTTTCCCTGCCGGCGATCGGTCTGCTCGGGCTCTATCTGGCCTTCCTCGCCGAAACCGCCGTTCCCGCAGCCATCAACTACTACCGGTTCTGGACCGGCCGGTGGAAGGCGATCAGTCGCGACTATCGGCCGGACTCGGTGCCCAGCGACGACTGA
- a CDS encoding polysaccharide deacetylase family protein has translation MRTDRSRRLEADALPDDAEFALCLTHDVDRPYKGLRGLYYATQERPGYHLRTLLPGSNPYWQFESIMELEADLGVRSAFYFLNEQHLLAERPVREWFSPSNWVQHLGRYDVTADEVVETIRALDDGGWEVGLHGSYHTRDDRDRLREEKQTLERVLGKPVAGGRQHHLRLAVPDTWDHHRSIGLEYDASLGSAAECGFHYGYRPIRPFEDNGSDFLVFPLTIMDQALPDPGTEFEAARRTCERLLLDAARNDAVMTVLWHPRYFNEREFPGHRRLYRWLVERAAEMGAWIGSPGAFCQHLEGEIEVEAEAESDADAELDARDDPEVTPVTGSKADSDGKTRPARETDPGGVTDAADPTESEPVGTDSPTARGES, from the coding sequence ATGAGGACGGATCGCAGTCGTCGCCTCGAGGCCGACGCCCTCCCCGACGACGCCGAGTTCGCGCTCTGTCTCACCCACGACGTGGATCGCCCCTACAAGGGGCTCCGCGGGTTGTACTATGCGACCCAGGAACGGCCCGGTTACCACCTCCGGACGCTACTGCCGGGATCGAACCCCTACTGGCAGTTCGAGTCGATCATGGAACTCGAGGCCGACCTGGGGGTACGGTCGGCGTTTTACTTCCTCAACGAACAGCACCTGCTGGCCGAACGACCCGTCCGGGAGTGGTTCTCCCCGTCGAACTGGGTACAGCATCTCGGCCGGTACGACGTCACCGCCGACGAGGTAGTCGAGACGATCCGCGCGCTCGACGACGGCGGCTGGGAGGTCGGCCTGCACGGGTCGTACCACACCCGGGACGACCGAGACCGGCTTCGGGAGGAGAAGCAAACCCTCGAGCGCGTCCTCGGGAAACCGGTTGCGGGCGGCCGACAGCACCATCTCCGGCTGGCGGTGCCCGACACGTGGGACCACCACCGTTCGATCGGCCTCGAGTACGACGCGAGCCTCGGCTCGGCGGCGGAGTGTGGGTTCCACTACGGGTATCGCCCGATTCGGCCGTTCGAGGACAATGGGAGCGACTTCCTCGTGTTCCCGCTGACGATCATGGACCAGGCGCTGCCGGACCCCGGGACCGAGTTCGAGGCCGCGCGGCGCACTTGCGAACGCCTGTTGCTCGACGCCGCGAGAAACGACGCCGTGATGACCGTCCTCTGGCACCCGCGATATTTCAACGAGCGGGAGTTCCCCGGCCATCGACGCCTTTACCGGTGGCTCGTCGAGCGGGCGGCCGAAATGGGCGCGTGGATCGGCTCTCCGGGTGCGTTCTGCCAGCACCTCGAGGGGGAAATCGAAGTCGAAGCCGAAGCCGAATCCGACGCTGACGCCGAGTTGGATGCCCGGGACGACCCGGAGGTGACGCCGGTGACAGGGTCGAAAGCGGACTCGGACGGGAAAACCCGCCCCGCTCGAGAAACCGACCCCGGTGGAGTCACGGACGCTGCCGACCCGACCGAGTCGGAACCGGTCGGCACCGACTCGCCGACGGCGAGGGGTGAATCGTGA
- a CDS encoding alpha/beta hydrolase family protein yields the protein MPETHDVPVADGESVVAVHHRPDSSATASDRTDHGATDAWFVCCHGFLSDKSGSYERRCRRAAAEGYEAVRFDFRGCGDADGSFADATLGNRIADLEAVLEYFDPPSTVLFGSSFGGKVAFHAALDREDVAAIVARAPVTYARAFDNYRATVHREGECRFDEGRSIDGRFFEDLDSYAFENVVNALSVPVLIVHGREDGSVAIEDSFEAARRLETDVLLRAVPGEGHRFSSVAEDRLLESTVDWLARLDV from the coding sequence ATGCCCGAAACCCACGACGTTCCCGTCGCCGACGGCGAGTCGGTCGTCGCGGTCCACCACCGACCCGACTCGAGCGCGACCGCGAGCGACCGGACCGATCACGGCGCGACCGACGCCTGGTTCGTCTGCTGCCACGGCTTCCTCAGCGACAAGTCCGGGAGCTACGAGCGCCGCTGTCGGCGCGCCGCCGCCGAGGGGTACGAGGCCGTCCGGTTCGACTTCCGCGGCTGTGGCGACGCCGACGGTTCCTTCGCCGACGCGACGCTCGGCAACCGCATCGCCGACCTCGAGGCCGTCCTCGAGTACTTCGATCCTCCGTCGACCGTCCTCTTCGGCTCGAGTTTCGGCGGCAAGGTCGCCTTCCACGCCGCACTTGACCGAGAGGACGTCGCGGCGATCGTCGCCCGAGCGCCCGTGACCTACGCGCGGGCGTTCGACAACTATCGAGCCACGGTCCACCGGGAGGGCGAATGCCGATTCGACGAGGGCCGGTCCATCGACGGCCGGTTTTTCGAGGATCTCGATTCGTACGCGTTCGAGAACGTCGTGAACGCCCTTTCGGTGCCGGTCCTGATCGTCCACGGCCGCGAGGACGGATCGGTCGCGATCGAGGACAGTTTCGAGGCTGCCCGCCGGCTCGAGACGGACGTCCTCCTCCGGGCGGTTCCGGGCGAAGGACACCGCTTCTCGAGCGTCGCCGAGGATCGACTGCTCGAGTCGACGGTCGACTGGCTGGCCCGGCTGGACGTGTGA
- a CDS encoding ABC transporter ATP-binding protein has product MARLELSNLHAEVAEGDEKILEGVDLEVESGEIHALMGPNGSGKSTTAKVIAGHPAYEVTEGEVLLHLEDEEFGEDVEIDEDQRTWDLLDLEPNERAALGIFLGFQYPAEIEGVTMTNFLRTALNAKIEEREELFEEEEGEADEDEEEGFESSPMEGDVDEGEVGVAEFQEILQEKMEQLDMDEKFAQRYLNAGFSGGEKKQNEVLQAAILEPSIAVLDEIDSGLDIDRLQDVSNGINALRDEQGTGILQITHYQRILDYVEPDHVHVMLDGQIAKSGGPELAEQLEDKGYDWVREEVYGTA; this is encoded by the coding sequence ATGGCACGTCTCGAACTGAGCAACCTGCACGCTGAAGTAGCAGAGGGCGACGAGAAGATCCTCGAGGGCGTCGATCTCGAGGTCGAGTCGGGCGAAATCCACGCGCTGATGGGGCCGAACGGCTCCGGGAAGTCCACGACCGCGAAGGTCATCGCGGGCCACCCTGCCTACGAGGTCACCGAAGGTGAGGTTCTCTTGCACCTCGAGGACGAGGAGTTCGGCGAGGACGTCGAGATCGACGAGGACCAGCGCACCTGGGACCTGCTGGACCTCGAGCCCAACGAGCGTGCGGCGCTCGGCATCTTCCTGGGCTTCCAGTACCCGGCCGAGATCGAGGGCGTCACGATGACGAACTTCCTGCGGACGGCGCTGAACGCCAAGATCGAGGAGCGCGAGGAGCTCTTCGAGGAAGAGGAAGGCGAAGCGGACGAAGACGAGGAGGAAGGCTTCGAGTCCTCGCCGATGGAAGGGGACGTCGACGAAGGCGAGGTCGGCGTCGCCGAGTTCCAGGAGATCCTCCAGGAGAAGATGGAGCAACTGGACATGGACGAGAAGTTCGCCCAGCGCTACCTCAACGCCGGCTTCTCCGGCGGCGAGAAGAAGCAAAACGAAGTGCTGCAGGCTGCCATCCTCGAGCCCTCGATCGCCGTCCTCGACGAGATCGACTCCGGGCTCGACATCGACCGACTGCAGGACGTCTCGAACGGCATCAACGCCCTTCGCGACGAGCAGGGCACCGGCATTCTCCAGATCACCCACTACCAGCGCATCCTCGACTACGTCGAGCCCGACCACGTCCACGTGATGCTCGACGGTCAGATCGCAAAGAGCGGCGGTCCCGAGCTCGCCGAACAGCTCGAGGACAAGGGGTACGACTGGGTCCGCGAAGAGGTCTACGGCACCGCGTAA
- a CDS encoding universal stress protein, whose product MYDAILVPTDGRDNTERAIEEAVGLAVAHDATLHALYVINSAQVAPGIDFDDLEPIGEEAVEHVATRAEAAGVEDVRTTVQHGLRHRAILEYADEADVDLIVMGRNRGLERFLRKSVSDQVAESASRPVLVVE is encoded by the coding sequence ATGTACGACGCTATCCTGGTCCCGACCGACGGGCGGGACAACACCGAGCGAGCGATCGAGGAAGCCGTCGGCCTCGCCGTCGCCCACGACGCTACCCTCCACGCGCTGTACGTCATCAACTCCGCACAGGTCGCGCCGGGGATCGACTTCGACGACCTCGAGCCGATCGGCGAGGAGGCCGTCGAACACGTCGCCACCCGGGCCGAAGCAGCGGGCGTCGAGGACGTCCGGACCACGGTCCAGCATGGCCTTCGCCACCGAGCCATCCTCGAGTACGCCGACGAGGCGGACGTCGACCTGATCGTCATGGGCCGGAACCGCGGCCTGGAACGGTTCCTCCGGAAGAGCGTCTCGGACCAGGTCGCCGAGTCAGCCTCGAGGCCGGTGTTGGTCGTCGAGTAG
- a CDS encoding histidine kinase N-terminal 7TM domain-containing protein has product MGWQFTARFLPLFVAATLAVILCVLAIRNRQRDERAVPLVVGVLLGAGIWAGADALRLARTDLAAKFLLHNVRFVGSTLLVLSTLLFTLEYTNRDERVTTRTAAALGAPFLVTLVLVWTDHTATHDLIRTSVELAVVDGLAVAEFAFGPAFYLNAAYSYTLLATALALYLLEMLRTQGRVYRRQCATLVTGMLVPWVLNALYLRGTTVVDLTGVGLVVTGIAFYASLFWFQLLDLGPIARSTVVDEIEHGVVVVDAEGRVVDVNETAVSVFGRSRVDLVGSDAGSLPNSPPDLAERLAREEPVHDEVTVSVGDGARHFTVDVSPIAVRDGHHAGHVVLFRDVTEQRQRQRELERRTEQLETQTDRLERQNERLDRFASILSHDLRNPLTVARGYVETMDEDRPPDPERLAAIEESLDRMDEIVDDVRTLVRQESEPTDREPVDLRAVATDAWNGTATKDASLVVETDRTIRADRSRLRQLLENLFRNAIDHGPDDVTVHVSDFEDGGFYVADDGPGIPESERETVFEEGYTTSEGGTGLGLAIVSSVADAHGWSIELLESDGGGARFEVVTGNEDGDADADTESASTEPPVNRRDREPFDDRGSSQEPPSLVD; this is encoded by the coding sequence ATGGGTTGGCAATTTACCGCTCGCTTTCTCCCGCTTTTCGTCGCCGCGACCCTCGCTGTGATCCTTTGCGTGCTCGCGATCCGGAATCGACAACGGGACGAACGAGCGGTCCCGCTCGTCGTCGGCGTGTTGCTGGGTGCCGGGATCTGGGCAGGGGCCGACGCGCTACGGCTTGCGCGTACCGATCTCGCCGCGAAATTCCTCCTGCACAACGTCCGGTTCGTCGGGTCGACGTTGCTCGTCCTCTCCACGCTGCTCTTTACCCTCGAGTATACGAATCGCGACGAGCGGGTCACGACGCGCACGGCCGCGGCGCTGGGCGCGCCGTTTCTCGTGACGCTCGTCCTCGTCTGGACCGATCACACGGCGACTCACGATCTGATCAGGACGAGCGTGGAACTCGCCGTCGTCGACGGGTTAGCCGTCGCCGAGTTCGCGTTCGGCCCCGCCTTCTACCTCAACGCTGCTTACTCCTACACGCTACTCGCGACCGCGCTCGCGCTGTACCTGCTCGAAATGCTCAGGACGCAGGGCCGGGTGTATCGTCGCCAGTGTGCGACGCTCGTGACGGGGATGCTCGTCCCGTGGGTACTGAACGCGCTGTACCTTCGAGGAACGACGGTGGTGGATCTCACCGGCGTCGGCCTCGTCGTGACGGGGATCGCCTTCTACGCATCGCTGTTCTGGTTCCAGTTGCTCGACCTGGGACCGATCGCCAGGAGCACCGTCGTCGACGAGATCGAGCACGGCGTCGTCGTGGTCGACGCCGAAGGCCGCGTAGTCGACGTCAACGAGACTGCAGTGTCGGTATTCGGTCGCTCCCGGGTCGACCTCGTCGGGTCGGACGCCGGGTCGTTGCCGAACTCACCCCCTGACCTCGCCGAGCGCCTCGCACGGGAGGAACCGGTCCACGACGAGGTGACGGTATCGGTCGGGGACGGCGCGCGACACTTCACCGTCGACGTCTCGCCGATCGCGGTTCGGGACGGTCACCACGCCGGCCACGTCGTCCTCTTCCGTGACGTTACCGAGCAACGCCAACGGCAGCGCGAACTCGAGCGCCGCACCGAACAACTCGAGACCCAGACCGACCGACTCGAACGGCAGAACGAGCGGCTGGATCGGTTCGCGAGCATTCTCTCTCACGACCTCCGGAACCCACTTACCGTCGCCCGCGGGTACGTCGAGACCATGGACGAGGACCGACCGCCGGATCCGGAACGGCTGGCAGCGATCGAGGAGTCGCTCGACCGGATGGACGAGATCGTCGACGACGTGCGAACGCTCGTCCGCCAGGAAAGCGAGCCGACCGACCGCGAGCCCGTCGACCTGCGGGCCGTCGCCACCGACGCCTGGAACGGGACCGCGACGAAAGACGCCTCCCTCGTCGTCGAGACTGACCGGACGATCCGCGCTGACCGGAGTCGTCTCCGACAGCTGCTGGAGAACCTGTTCCGGAACGCGATCGATCACGGCCCGGACGACGTCACCGTCCACGTGAGCGACTTCGAGGACGGGGGATTCTACGTCGCGGACGACGGCCCCGGGATCCCCGAGTCCGAACGCGAGACGGTCTTCGAGGAGGGGTACACGACCAGCGAGGGCGGGACGGGCCTCGGACTGGCCATCGTCTCGAGCGTCGCGGATGCTCACGGCTGGTCGATCGAGCTACTCGAGAGCGACGGCGGCGGTGCCCGGTTCGAGGTCGTCACCGGGAACGAGGACGGCGATGCCGATGCCGACACCGAGAGCGCGAGCACCGAGCCCCCCGTGAACCGCCGGGACCGGGAACCGTTCGACGATCGAGGATCGTCCCAGGAGCCCCCGTCTCTCGTCGACTAA
- a CDS encoding ArsR/SmtB family transcription factor, with product MSEESDLSTVLAVLDDEYAREILTHTSVEPMSASTLSERCDASLPTIYRRLDRLEECRLVTEETELAPDGNHYSVYSANLERLELTLEDGAFDLELSYREEDVADRFTRMWEGIR from the coding sequence GTGAGTGAGGAGTCGGATCTGTCGACGGTGCTCGCCGTTCTCGACGACGAGTACGCCCGGGAGATCCTCACCCATACGAGCGTCGAACCCATGTCTGCCAGCACCCTGAGCGAACGGTGTGACGCGTCCCTGCCGACGATCTATCGCCGCCTCGATCGCCTCGAGGAGTGTCGGCTCGTCACCGAAGAGACGGAGCTCGCCCCCGACGGGAACCACTACAGCGTCTACAGCGCGAACCTCGAGCGACTCGAGTTGACGCTGGAGGACGGCGCCTTCGATCTCGAACTATCCTACCGTGAGGAAGACGTCGCGGACAGATTCACCCGAATGTGGGAGGGGATACGATGA